The sequence below is a genomic window from Sorangiineae bacterium MSr12523.
TTCCTTGACGCCGATCTCGAAGGCCAATAGCTCCGTTTCGCGCATCGTCCGCTCGTCGACCAGCGAATTGGACGACATGCGATTGGTCTCTTGGTTGTTCATCGCGTAATGCTTCACCGTGGCGATGACCTTCTGCGATCGGGTGCCCGTGGTGCGCGCCGCGACCAGGAGACCGCTGAGCACGGGATCTTCGCCCAAGTATTCGAACGTGCGCCCGCCCCGCGGCTCGCGCGCCAGGTTGATGCCGCCGCCCAAGCCTTCCTCGTAACCGAGTGTGCGCAGCTCGATGGCAATGCGTTTGCCATATTCCTGCGCGAGCTGCGGATCCCAGCTCGCCGCCAGCGCGAGGGTCGATGGCAGGGCGGTCACGCGCGCGTTCTTCACATTCACGCCACTCGTCGAATCGGCCATGCTGACCTTGGGAATTCCCAGTCGCGGAATGCCGGGGATATAGCCCGCCCCGCTCAAGGCCTCCGGCGGAAACGTTCCCCAACCGATGCTGGGCATTCCGGTGCCGTGCACGAGCTGAATCTTCTCGTCCGTGGTCATCTGCGCGAGGAGCAGGGCCACACGCCGCTCGGCCAGTGCATCGACATCGATTTCGGCATCGGCCTGCGCGGCATCCGTCACGGCGGAATCGATGGGCGCCGCATCGGCCGGTCCGGGCCCCTTCGCCGCGTCGTCGTCACTGCAGGCGGCCATCGCCAGGGTCGTGCTGCACGTGAGAGCGATTGCGGTGTAGCGGAAACACGTTCTACGCATCCATCCTCCAAAGGTGGTTCGTCGGGACTCGAATCCCAACTCGGAAATCAAGCCAGCCCACGCGTCGCGAAATGGTTTGATCCATGACATGGATTCGGCTCCGCGCACCTGGAAATCGCCGTCCATGTCCATGTTCGGATGACATGGGGTGGACCTCGATTCGTCCGCCTCAATGAAGATGTGTCCCCGACAACGAATGAGCCCGCACTCGGATATCCGAGTGAACGAGTACGACGCGACGTCACGTAATTGTCATTTACGGAGACGGCCTGACGTTGAATGGCTGGAATATACAATGAGTGAATTCGCTCTTGTTGATTCTGCTCGAGAGGCGTATCCAAATCCTCCAGCCCGCCCGACGTCGCGCGGCTCGGCTCCGGGGGCGACGCGCGCAGCGTCGCAAACAGCCTTGACGCCCTACCGACCCTTGCCTCATGCTGAGCGGGTCGGGAAGGGTGGTGCCATTGTCTTCGCGTTCGTCGAGCTCCCAGCGTGCGCTCGCACGCATCGGAACGGTGGTCCACCAATGCCGCATCGAGCGTTTGCTCGGAGTCGGCGGTACGGCCGTTGTCTATGCGGCGACGCGGGACGATGGTCAGCGCGTGGCGATCAAGTTTCTCTTGGAGCGCTTTCACTATGATGCGCATATGGTGCGGCTCTTTGGCCAGGAGGCCAATGTCGCCAATCGGGTGCCGCATCGCGCGGCGGTGCCGGTGCTCGACTGCAGCGTCGATGAGGATGGTTGCGCCTTTTTGATCATGCCGCTGCTCGAGGGCGAAACGGTTCGCTCGCGATGGGAGTACGGGGGGCACCGCATGCCGCTCGCCGACGTCGGGGTGATCGTGTCGGATACACTCGATGTGCTGGAGAGCGCGCACGCTGCCGGCATCGTTCATCGCGACATCAAACCGGACAATCTCTTCATTGTCGTAGATGGCGAAGTCCGAGTGCTCGATTTCGGAATTGCCCGGCGTACGGATCGCGATGGCAGCGTGACCCTAACGGGTCACACGATTGGCTCGCCCGCCTTCATGTCGCCCGAGCAGGCTCTTGGGGATCGTCATGCCGTCGGGCCGGCGAGCGACATTTGGTCGGCCGGTGCCACGATGTTCACACTCGTGTCGGGCCAATTCGTGCACGAGACCGAAAGCGGCGCCGGACAGCTTGCGGCGGCGGCAACCCGCCACGCTCGTTCACTGGGCGACGTGGCATCGGACTTGCCGCCATCCATCGTGCGACTCGTCGACAAGGCACTCTCGTTCGATCCCAGGGAGCGATGGTCTTCGGCGCGGGCGATGCGCGCCGCACTGCATGCGAGTCTCGAGGGCGCCGAGAACGAGCCGATGGAGGCCATCACCCCGCGCGTGCGTGCGAAGTTCGTGATGGATCTGGCGCAGCGGACGGAACCCACCCACGCGAAACGACCGGCGATGCAGGAAGCGAGGCAGGAACCGAAATCGCTCGCAAAGAGTCCTCCTCGCCCGTGGATGCGATTCGTCCATCCGGACATCGAAGTGAAGGCATATCTGCCGAAATTTTTCGGCGCCATGACGGCCACCGCGAACCGCATCCTCGCGGACCATGGCCTTGGCGAATTCGCGGACACGGGATGGTTCATTCCAGACACGCGCCCGTGGTGGCCGATGGAGCCTTACATACTCGTCATTCACGCCCTCATGGCGATCGTCGGGCCCATCAAGGCGGTCGATACCGGCAAGCAGAAAGCGCAGCACGTGCCCCTTCCGCCCGATCTCGACGTGCACGACATTCACGGGATGATGCGCGCTATCGATGCCGCATACCATTTGAACCATCGCCAGAATGGCGAGCCAATGCTCGATATCTCGTCCGGGCGCATGGTGGACATCATTGGGCACTACCACTACCGAGGCCGGCTCGACACGGAGAACTCCATCGTCATGGAGTGCGAGAACCCGTATCCCTGCGAATTGGATCAGGGCATCTTGCTCGGCTTTGCGCGGCGCTTCGAAGCGCGCGCCATCGTCGAGCATGCGCCCGGTTCTTGTCGCAAGGAAGGCGCCGAAAGCTGTCTTTATCACGTCACCTGGTGGTGACCACGGCGTCAGATTCGCGAGAATGACGAGACGCGTTCGCGAAAACTCAGCAACGCGAGCACGCCCAGATCCGACAGGGGCAAAACCGCGTCCTGGCGCTCATCGGACTTCCCCGGGACGCGAAGTCCACGTGTCGTCCACGTGGATTCGGTCTAGGCTCCGGATGTCCGGTTTTTTTGGAGCCGCCTTCGAGACTTGAACTCGAGACCTACGGTTTACGAAACCGTTGCTCTACCACTGAGCTAAGGCGGCGTGTTGGGCTGCTTCCTCTATCGTCTTGGCGCAGCGTAGGCAAGTCTTCCGTGCGTGTCCGTGATTTTTGTTCGCGGGCAGGGAAAATCTTCGAGAAAAGCGAGGTGTCCAAGAGCTCGTCGCCCGCCGATGCAGCAGCGGGCTCTTCGGTTGTGTTGCGCGGTCCGCTCTCGATTCTTACGGTGCCGTCGTGGGTGCACCACCAGGACCGACGGCGTACGAGGGGGTCATCATGGCCTCGTGGTTCCGGCCTTGGCACGTCGCGGTGGCTGGGGGCGCGCTCGTCGCGGCCATCGTTCTGGCGAATGCCCAGATGGCCGTGGCTGCACTGGCCGCCATCGCGGCGGCTGCCTTGCTCGTGGCGTGGAGCGTGGACGATCGGCGTGTGCGCGTCCGGGCCAACGCGGAGGGGCTCTTCATCGAGGGCAAGACGCTCGTGCCGGCGCACGTGCTGGCCGACGGTTTCTTGGTGCGCAAAGACGGGAACTCACCGCGGCTGCGGCTGGTCGACCGCTTTGGGTTGACCCGGTTCAACGTGCGGCTCGAAAGTGAAGCGCAAGGGCGCACGCTGCTGCGCGCACTCGGGCTCGATGCGGGACACAAGAGCGCCACCTTCCGCGTGCCCAACGCACTTCTCGGGGTGGCGCCCTTTTTGGGCATCCTGCCTGGCGCGATGCTTCTCGGCACGTATGCCGCCGAGGACCACGTGAAGCTGCTGCTGGCTGCCCTGACGGCGCTGCTGTTGGCCGCGGGCGCGCTCAGGTTTGGCTACTCTCCCGTGACCGTCGGGGCGGACGGCGTGCTGATACGCGGGCTCGGCACGCATTCCTTCGTGCCGTACGGCCAGATCGTGCGGGCGGAGGTGACGCCTTACGCCATCCTTCTGCACCTGACGGATGGCTCGGTGCGGACCATCCGGGCACCGCACCCATGGGCGAAAGATCCGCTCGACCGCCGGCCGAACCCCATGCGGGACATCGTGGCCGCGCGCATCGAGCAGGCCCTGTACGATTTTCGCCGTCGTGCCACCTCCGACGATGCGGCCGCCGTCGTGGCCCGAGGGGGCCGCGCCATCGCCGACTGGGGCGCCGCCATCACGGGCCGCGCCGCTGCCCATTACCGCGTCGCCGCCGCGCCGGCGATTCCGGCGGACGAACTCTGGCGCGTGGCCGAGGATCCCGGCGCCGAAGAGACGGCCCGCGCCGGTGCCGCCGTCGCCGTCGTTGCCTCCGTCGCGTTGAGCACGCACGAAGACGGAGCCCACGATGACGTCAGGGCGCGTCTCCGTGCCGCCGCCCGCGCCACCGCATCGCCTCGGGTGCGCATCGCCCTCGAGACCGCGGCGGACGCGTCCGACGAGGAAGACCTGGCGCGCGTCCTCGCCGTCTTCGAGGAGAGAAGCTAGAGAAGCTAGAGAAGCTAGAGAAGCTAGAGAAGCGCGAGCTGGTCCAGCAGCGCCACGGCTTCATGGCCTTTCTCGGTCAGCCGGTAAAAGTTCCGTCCCCACGTTCCCTCGCGGTACGACGTGAGCAGGCCGCGCTCCTGCAGCGCCCGCAACGTGCGCGTCAGCGTGTTCGCCGAGGCCCCGGTGAGGCGTTTCAACTCGTTGAAGTGCACATCGCCGGCCACGAGCCCTTTGAGGATCTCGGCGCGGTGGCGACCCCCGAGAAGGGCCAATCGTTGCTCGACCACGCAGATACCGTTTTCGCCTTTGGGCATGGCTAGTTCCAAAGATGTAACTCCTTGTAAGCGCATTTGACCAGCCTCACCATCGCGGCCTGATGAACGAAGTCCGCAATCCCGAAGATATGAACGAGGCCTTCGCCCGGGCTGCCAATTCTGGAAAAATCGAAGCCCTGCTGGCCCTTTACGAGCCCGACGCCGTCCTCATCGGGCAGGACGGCGGCGAGCGCCGGGGCCTCGCCGCGATTCGCCAAGAGCTCACGGCGCTGCTCGCGCTCGGAGGCAAAATCGAAGCGAAGAACCGTTACGCAGTGACACTCGGGGATATCGCGCTCCTCAGCGCCGATTGGAGGCTCGAGAGCACTGCACCCGACGGCGCGCCGCTCATCGTCGGCGGGCGCTCCGCCGAGGTCGTG
It includes:
- a CDS encoding serine/threonine protein kinase — encoded protein: MSSRSSSSQRALARIGTVVHQCRIERLLGVGGTAVVYAATRDDGQRVAIKFLLERFHYDAHMVRLFGQEANVANRVPHRAAVPVLDCSVDEDGCAFLIMPLLEGETVRSRWEYGGHRMPLADVGVIVSDTLDVLESAHAAGIVHRDIKPDNLFIVVDGEVRVLDFGIARRTDRDGSVTLTGHTIGSPAFMSPEQALGDRHAVGPASDIWSAGATMFTLVSGQFVHETESGAGQLAAAATRHARSLGDVASDLPPSIVRLVDKALSFDPRERWSSARAMRAALHASLEGAENEPMEAITPRVRAKFVMDLAQRTEPTHAKRPAMQEARQEPKSLAKSPPRPWMRFVHPDIEVKAYLPKFFGAMTATANRILADHGLGEFADTGWFIPDTRPWWPMEPYILVIHALMAIVGPIKAVDTGKQKAQHVPLPPDLDVHDIHGMMRAIDAAYHLNHRQNGEPMLDISSGRMVDIIGHYHYRGRLDTENSIVMECENPYPCELDQGILLGFARRFEARAIVEHAPGSCRKEGAESCLYHVTWW
- a CDS encoding helix-turn-helix transcriptional regulator; its protein translation is MPKGENGICVVEQRLALLGGRHRAEILKGLVAGDVHFNELKRLTGASANTLTRTLRALQERGLLTSYREGTWGRNFYRLTEKGHEAVALLDQLALL
- a CDS encoding SgcJ/EcaC family oxidoreductase, which codes for MNEVRNPEDMNEAFARAANSGKIEALLALYEPDAVLIGQDGGERRGLAAIRQELTALLALGGKIEAKNRYAVTLGDIALLSADWRLESTAPDGAPLIVGGRSAEVVRRQPDGRWLYVLDHPSGA